The Ignatzschineria rhizosphaerae genome contains a region encoding:
- a CDS encoding outer membrane protein, producing the protein MTGSGNFAWNLTAGISYDVTEDFSLDASYRYMDYGKAKANNDGGFGASAYRINSESKVRANEINLGIRYRLNYNK; encoded by the coding sequence ATCACAGGTAGTGGTAACTTTGCATGGAACTTAACAGCAGGTATCAGCTATGATGTAACAGAAGATTTCTCACTAGATGCAAGCTATCGTTATATGGATTACGGTAAAGCAAAAGCAAATAATGATGGAGGCTTTGGTGCATCGGCTTATCGCATTAATAGCGAATCCAAAGTGCGTGCAAACGAGATCAATCTTGGTATTCGTTACCGTTTAAATTACAATAAGTAA
- a CDS encoding peptide chain release factor 3 has translation MSKLAKEVARRRTFAIIAHPDAGKTTMTEKLLLFGGAINLAGSVKGRKAARHATSDWMELEQQRGISVTSSVMQFPYRDCMINLLDTPGHQDFSEDTYRTLTAVDSALMMIDCANGVEEQTIKLMNVCRLRDTPIITFINKLDRDGKEPIDLLDEVEDVLKINCAPVTWPIGMGRDLKGVYHILEDYIHLYDSTERGTRSKGRVVQGINSKELDDVLGVDRANAFREEVELVKVASHEFDIEEYRAGRLTPVYFGSAITNFGVQEMLDGFVEIAPSPKKQATLTRDVLADEEPLTGFVFKIQANMDPRHRDRIAFMRVCSGKYTPGMNARHVRIGKNIRIPEALTFMASDRGHLEEAYAGDIIGIYNHGTIRIGDTFSEGEEISFKGIPDFAPELFRRARLRDPLKMKHLERGLEQLCEEGATQLFKPLRNNDLIIGAVGILQFDVVAHRLKLEYNVDCIFEHVDVSTARWVHSKDPKKFEEFKRKAEDNLAVDHHGEYVYIAPTRVNLHLAQERYPDISFDAFREIHG, from the coding sequence ATGAGTAAATTAGCGAAAGAAGTTGCAAGACGTAGAACCTTTGCCATTATTGCCCACCCGGATGCCGGTAAAACAACAATGACAGAAAAACTCCTTCTATTTGGGGGTGCGATTAATCTTGCCGGCTCTGTAAAGGGCAGAAAAGCAGCAAGACATGCCACCTCAGACTGGATGGAGCTAGAGCAGCAACGTGGGATTTCTGTAACATCCTCTGTGATGCAGTTCCCTTACCGTGATTGTATGATTAACTTACTTGATACGCCTGGGCACCAAGACTTCTCAGAAGATACTTATCGTACTTTAACAGCAGTAGACTCAGCGCTCATGATGATCGATTGCGCAAACGGGGTTGAAGAGCAGACGATTAAGCTCATGAATGTATGCCGTCTTCGTGATACGCCTATCATTACCTTTATTAATAAGCTCGACCGTGATGGTAAAGAGCCTATTGATTTACTGGATGAGGTTGAAGATGTTCTAAAAATCAATTGTGCGCCTGTGACTTGGCCAATTGGGATGGGCCGTGATCTTAAAGGGGTTTACCATATCTTAGAAGATTATATTCATCTTTATGATTCAACAGAGCGTGGAACAAGAAGTAAAGGGCGCGTGGTTCAAGGGATTAATAGTAAAGAGCTAGATGACGTTTTAGGTGTTGATCGCGCAAATGCTTTTAGAGAAGAAGTAGAGCTTGTGAAAGTGGCAAGTCATGAATTTGATATTGAAGAGTATCGCGCGGGGCGTTTAACGCCGGTTTACTTTGGTTCGGCAATTACAAACTTTGGTGTTCAAGAGATGCTTGATGGCTTTGTAGAGATTGCACCATCGCCGAAAAAACAAGCGACCTTAACACGAGATGTCCTTGCTGATGAAGAACCTTTAACAGGATTTGTTTTTAAAATTCAAGCCAATATGGACCCTCGTCACCGAGATAGAATCGCTTTTATGCGAGTTTGCTCTGGGAAATATACGCCAGGCATGAATGCGCGTCACGTCCGTATTGGGAAGAATATTCGTATTCCAGAAGCATTAACCTTTATGGCATCAGATCGGGGGCATTTAGAAGAAGCTTATGCCGGCGATATTATCGGGATCTATAATCACGGCACAATCCGTATCGGCGATACTTTCTCAGAAGGGGAAGAGATCAGCTTTAAGGGGATTCCCGATTTTGCTCCTGAACTTTTCCGCCGTGCGCGTCTTCGTGATCCTCTTAAGATGAAGCATCTTGAACGAGGTCTTGAGCAACTTTGTGAAGAAGGGGCAACGCAATTATTTAAACCGCTTCGTAATAATGATTTAATTATTGGGGCTGTCGGAATCCTTCAGTTTGATGTGGTTGCTCACCGTTTGAAGCTTGAATATAACGTTGATTGTATCTTTGAGCACGTTGATGTTTCAACGGCGCGTTGGGTACATTCAAAAGATCCGAAGAAATTTGAAGAGTTTAAGCGCAAAGCAGAAGATAACTTAGCGGTAGATCACCATGGTGAATATGTTTATATCGCACCTACTCGAGTAAACTTACATTTAGCGCAAGAGCGTTATCCGGATATCTCTTTTGATGCATTCCGTGAAATTCATGGTTAA
- a CDS encoding universal stress protein, with translation MSESEYQHIIVAVDQSQDAEKVGRQALVVAKRNHAKITLLNILEGISISAGYELMPIIPQVSDSEIIAEAKKSMRELSMKLGIPDADTMVISALSTKEGILRAAEELKADLLVIGSHTRSGLGVLLGSTSGSIINDSPCDILTVKVS, from the coding sequence ATGTCCGAATCAGAATATCAACACATCATTGTCGCTGTCGATCAATCGCAAGATGCTGAAAAAGTCGGTAGACAAGCGCTGGTTGTTGCAAAGCGTAACCATGCAAAAATCACGCTTCTCAATATTCTTGAAGGCATCAGTATTAGTGCAGGCTACGAATTAATGCCGATCATTCCTCAAGTCTCTGATAGCGAAATTATCGCAGAAGCAAAAAAATCCATGCGAGAGCTCTCCATGAAACTCGGTATTCCAGATGCCGATACCATGGTCATCTCGGCGCTTTCAACCAAAGAAGGAATCTTAAGAGCAGCCGAAGAACTCAAAGCAGATCTCTTAGTCATAGGGTCGCATACAAGATCGGGCTTAGGTGTCCTTTTAGGCTCAACTTCGGGATCAATCATTAATGATTCCCCTTGCGATATCTTAACGGTGAAAGTCTCTTAA
- a CDS encoding TetR/AcrR family transcriptional regulator, producing the protein MKFDFSEEGSKSRYLEAGLTLFAHHGYDLVSVRDISKEAGTSEAALYKHFKSKEEMALYLFRIILRTYTKEIARIAGQADKSTIVRLQEMQRYTYALYHVDPESVHFALLSQYKFWAKVEDELKPHFWMRDLLLEGMEKGEIEKVSILTLVSLYTGLILEPLIQYTMFEDPHVSWEAFTDEVSHAVHKLLVKKD; encoded by the coding sequence ATGAAATTTGATTTTTCAGAAGAGGGTAGTAAAAGCCGTTACTTAGAAGCAGGTTTAACGCTTTTTGCTCATCATGGATATGATTTAGTCTCTGTGAGAGATATTTCCAAGGAAGCGGGAACTTCTGAAGCTGCTCTCTATAAGCATTTTAAGAGCAAAGAAGAGATGGCTCTTTATCTTTTTAGAATTATTTTACGAACCTACACGAAAGAGATTGCTAGAATCGCAGGGCAAGCGGATAAGAGTACGATTGTGAGATTACAAGAGATGCAGCGTTATACTTATGCGCTTTATCATGTTGATCCTGAAAGCGTGCATTTCGCGCTTCTTTCTCAATATAAATTTTGGGCGAAAGTAGAAGATGAGTTAAAGCCCCATTTTTGGATGCGTGATCTTCTTTTAGAAGGGATGGAAAAAGGGGAGATTGAAAAAGTATCGATCTTAACGCTAGTATCTCTTTATACTGGGCTAATTTTAGAGCCACTAATTCAATACACGATGTTTGAAGATCCCCATGTTTCTTGGGAAGCCTTTACCGATGAGGTGAGCCATGCGGTTCATAAGCTCTTGGTGAAAAAGGATTAA
- the lplT gene encoding lysophospholipid transporter LplT translates to MNAKPSALPNIKTKEKLFNRGILTVLNAQFFSAFADNALFFALMEIISQGSFGKEGTYILQGTFALFYILLAPFVGHVADNLSKGQVLLIGNGIKIIGISLLFAGINPFVCYAIVGLGAAVYSPAKFGILSELVSNNLLIKANGLIEGSTIVAILLGSALGGILAESNVTYAILLAFSAFFLALIFNLFIPKLSPKRKDGFKLGMISKKFIIVLRRLLMDKKARFAILGTSLFWCGVAVLKLLLNDWVRDVLGEGTEKVSELSLIVGVGVILGSAIAAITITQKNIKLSLWAGIGMSISVILFLTQENLYLAYTALLCVGVCGGIFLIPLNALLQERGGKLKSTGTAIAIQNLFENSFMMIALLIFGGLSALTTIHIGYLMAIFAGLFSLLVLALFIHIRIRNVFA, encoded by the coding sequence ATGAATGCCAAACCCTCAGCGCTACCTAACATCAAAACTAAAGAAAAACTCTTTAATCGTGGCATCCTGACAGTGCTAAATGCACAATTCTTCTCTGCATTTGCAGATAATGCGCTCTTTTTTGCGCTGATGGAGATCATCAGCCAAGGAAGCTTTGGGAAAGAGGGAACCTATATTCTTCAGGGAACTTTTGCCCTTTTTTATATTCTCTTAGCCCCCTTTGTCGGCCATGTTGCTGACAACCTCTCAAAAGGGCAAGTATTGCTCATCGGGAATGGGATTAAAATTATTGGGATCTCGCTTCTTTTTGCCGGCATTAATCCTTTTGTCTGTTATGCCATTGTCGGACTTGGGGCGGCTGTTTACTCACCGGCAAAATTTGGTATTTTAAGTGAACTTGTCTCTAATAATCTCCTTATCAAGGCCAATGGCTTAATCGAAGGCTCAACAATCGTCGCTATTTTATTAGGCTCCGCACTTGGGGGGATTCTTGCCGAAAGTAATGTGACTTATGCCATTTTATTAGCTTTTAGCGCCTTCTTCTTGGCTTTAATCTTCAACCTCTTTATTCCCAAACTTAGCCCAAAGCGCAAAGATGGATTTAAACTTGGGATGATCTCCAAGAAATTTATAATCGTCCTTCGCCGTCTATTAATGGATAAAAAGGCACGCTTTGCCATTTTAGGAACGAGCCTCTTTTGGTGCGGCGTTGCGGTATTAAAACTGCTGCTTAATGATTGGGTACGTGATGTCTTAGGTGAAGGGACTGAAAAAGTTTCAGAACTTAGCCTTATCGTGGGTGTTGGAGTAATTTTAGGATCCGCCATTGCGGCAATAACGATCACTCAAAAAAATATTAAGCTCAGCCTTTGGGCGGGTATTGGGATGAGCATTTCCGTTATTCTCTTTCTTACCCAAGAGAACCTCTACCTTGCTTATACTGCCCTTCTTTGTGTAGGCGTCTGTGGAGGAATCTTCTTAATCCCCCTTAACGCACTACTACAAGAGCGTGGCGGAAAACTTAAAAGTACAGGAACAGCAATTGCCATTCAAAACCTCTTTGAAAATAGCTTTATGATGATTGCGCTACTAATCTTTGGCGGATTATCAGCACTCACCACTATTCATATCGGTTATCTCATGGCGATTTTCGCCGGATTATTCTCCCTCTTAGTGTTAGCCCTTTTTATCCATATCCGTATTCGAAATGTCTTTGCCTAA
- the lplT gene encoding lysophospholipid transporter LplT translates to MNKNVPKSPIPVTKTNKKLFNRGITTVLKAQFFSAFAVNVLFFAFMEIIHRENFGKEATYILQGTYVLFYIFLAPLVGHLADNLSKGYVLFIGNSIKIIGLALLFAGVNPFICYAIVGLGASVYSPAKFGILSELVSNKLLIKANGLIEAATIIAILLGSAIGGIVAEINVFYAITLAFASFLIALIFNLFIPKIPPKHQDKLNLGIILKKFTIVLRRLLTDKKARFAIFGTSLFWGAMIVLKLLINDWVREVLGEGIEKVSQLTLIVGIGIILGSVLAAITITQRNIQLSLWAGIGMSISIILFIIQDNLCFAYIPLLFIGIFGGIFLVPLNALLQERGNKFKNTGTAIAIQYLFEHCFIALVIIIFGALSAFTSIHITYLMTIFAGLFFILILTLFVYIHTQKLFIK, encoded by the coding sequence ATGAATAAAAACGTTCCTAAATCCCCTATTCCTGTCACCAAAACCAACAAGAAGCTATTTAATCGGGGCATTACGACGGTTCTAAAGGCGCAGTTCTTCTCCGCATTTGCGGTTAATGTTCTCTTTTTTGCATTCATGGAGATTATCCATCGAGAGAACTTTGGCAAAGAAGCGACATATATTCTTCAAGGAACCTATGTGCTTTTTTATATTTTCCTTGCCCCGCTTGTAGGTCATCTTGCAGATAACCTCTCAAAGGGATATGTGCTGTTTATAGGTAATAGCATTAAAATAATCGGTCTAGCTCTTTTATTTGCAGGCGTAAACCCTTTTATCTGCTATGCCATTGTCGGTCTTGGTGCCTCAGTGTATTCTCCCGCTAAATTTGGAATACTTAGCGAACTTGTCTCAAATAAACTGCTCATTAAAGCCAATGGTCTTATTGAAGCTGCAACCATCATTGCTATTTTACTAGGATCTGCAATAGGCGGTATCGTTGCCGAAATTAATGTTTTCTATGCCATTACTCTCGCTTTTGCATCATTCTTAATTGCGCTTATCTTTAATCTTTTCATTCCTAAAATCCCCCCAAAACATCAAGATAAATTGAACTTGGGAATAATTTTAAAAAAATTCACGATTGTTTTACGCCGGCTATTAACAGATAAAAAAGCTCGCTTTGCTATTTTTGGCACGAGTCTTTTTTGGGGAGCGATGATTGTTTTAAAATTATTAATCAACGATTGGGTTAGGGAAGTTTTAGGCGAAGGCATTGAAAAAGTTTCTCAACTCACTCTCATTGTGGGTATTGGCATTATTCTTGGCTCTGTGCTTGCTGCAATAACCATCACCCAAAGGAATATTCAGCTCAGTTTATGGGCAGGAATTGGCATGAGTATTTCCATTATTCTTTTTATCATCCAAGACAATCTCTGTTTTGCTTATATTCCCCTACTGTTTATAGGAATTTTTGGCGGAATTTTTCTTGTCCCACTCAATGCTTTGCTTCAAGAACGTGGCAACAAATTTAAAAATACAGGCACTGCGATTGCTATTCAATACCTCTTTGAACACTGCTTTATAGCGCTTGTTATCATTATTTTTGGAGCTCTATCTGCCTTTACTAGCATTCATATTACGTATCTCATGACGATCTTTGCGGGATTATTCTTTATTTTAATCCTTACACTATTTGTCTATATCCATACTCAAAAGCTATTCATAAAATAA
- the aas gene encoding bifunctional acyl-ACP--phospholipid O-acyltransferase/long-chain-fatty-acid--ACP ligase yields the protein MKWFLRTLLNFFYKIEVEIDAKSQDQQGIIVCNHQSFLDGVLLGLYLPQQPLFVIDRQIAARWYFKFFLRFVPHVTVDPLHPMAMKTILQKAQTGQSIVIFPEGRITLTGSFMKFYEGAAFIAHKTNRPLIPVFIEGADQTHFSRLKGIVKQRLFSSIRIIMQAPVYIDLPEKNSTPNSRHYLAKFTQECLMNTRLEVFQPTSLFESIVNARREFGKETECIEDITRKPLSYQKLIESSLALSRVFTRHTKERERVGLLLPNTNVSAITLLALNAINRTSALLNYSAGIEGMDAAIVAANIQTIITSKRFLKEGKLTHFPESFPQIRWIYLEDLRPQISLTDKLWVLMARRNPMKHLPKVEAQDEAIILFTSGSEGKPKGVVHTNASILTNVEQLHTVADFTKKDRFMVALPLFHAFGLTAGMFTAILSGAKAFFYPSPLHYRVIPEMIYELQATVFFGTSTFLQNYARYANPVDFSTLRYVVAGAEKLSDTVKQTWQEKFGIRILEGYGATECAPVISINVPMDYKENTLGKLLPGIESKLMPVEGIDKGGRLMIRGGNLMKGYLLYDNPGILDNKEIEENGGWYDTGDIVAIDEEGFLSIEGRAKRFAKIAGEMVALETAERVFRESYPDFQHAAVTREDQNKGEAIVVYTTCKETDRRTLTQTARSLGIPELAISRDVRYIRELPRLGSGKINYRELTEMASGSDAS from the coding sequence ATGAAATGGTTTTTACGTACCCTACTCAACTTCTTCTACAAAATTGAAGTAGAAATTGATGCAAAAAGCCAAGATCAACAAGGCATTATTGTCTGTAATCACCAATCTTTTTTAGATGGTGTATTACTAGGACTTTATCTGCCTCAGCAACCGCTTTTTGTAATTGATAGACAAATTGCCGCAAGATGGTACTTTAAATTCTTTCTACGCTTTGTACCCCATGTTACCGTGGATCCTCTTCACCCTATGGCGATGAAAACCATTTTACAAAAAGCACAAACGGGTCAAAGCATCGTCATCTTCCCTGAAGGAAGAATTACCTTAACTGGCAGCTTTATGAAGTTCTATGAAGGCGCTGCATTTATTGCCCATAAAACAAACCGCCCCCTAATTCCAGTCTTTATTGAAGGAGCGGATCAAACACACTTTAGCCGATTAAAAGGGATTGTAAAACAGCGTCTTTTCTCAAGCATCCGCATCATCATGCAAGCACCGGTCTACATTGATCTACCCGAAAAAAACTCCACGCCAAACTCTCGCCATTATCTCGCAAAATTTACTCAGGAATGTCTTATGAATACTCGTCTTGAAGTCTTTCAGCCCACCTCTTTGTTTGAGAGCATCGTCAATGCTCGCCGTGAATTTGGTAAAGAGACAGAATGTATTGAAGATATTACTCGAAAACCGCTGAGCTACCAAAAACTCATTGAAAGCTCCCTTGCCCTTTCTCGTGTTTTTACTCGTCACACTAAAGAGAGAGAGCGGGTTGGTCTGTTACTCCCTAATACGAACGTTTCGGCCATTACCCTTTTAGCCCTTAACGCCATTAACCGCACCAGCGCCCTTTTAAACTATAGTGCCGGCATTGAAGGGATGGATGCGGCGATCGTTGCAGCAAACATCCAAACAATCATTACCTCAAAACGCTTCCTAAAAGAGGGAAAACTCACCCATTTTCCTGAAAGCTTCCCACAAATACGTTGGATCTATTTAGAGGATCTAAGACCTCAAATCTCGCTTACCGATAAACTCTGGGTATTAATGGCCCGCCGTAACCCTATGAAGCATCTTCCTAAAGTGGAAGCTCAAGATGAGGCAATTATCCTCTTCACTTCAGGCTCCGAAGGAAAACCTAAAGGTGTTGTGCACACGAATGCTTCAATCTTAACAAATGTTGAGCAGCTCCATACGGTGGCGGACTTTACAAAAAAAGATCGCTTTATGGTTGCACTTCCCCTATTTCACGCATTTGGTTTAACAGCAGGAATGTTTACAGCGATTTTATCAGGAGCTAAAGCATTCTTTTACCCATCACCGCTACACTATCGTGTGATTCCTGAGATGATCTATGAATTACAAGCAACCGTATTCTTTGGGACTTCAACCTTTTTACAAAACTACGCCCGTTACGCTAATCCTGTTGATTTCTCCACTCTTCGTTATGTTGTTGCCGGTGCTGAAAAACTCAGTGATACTGTTAAGCAAACATGGCAGGAAAAATTTGGCATTAGAATCCTAGAAGGTTATGGCGCTACAGAATGCGCACCTGTCATCTCTATCAATGTTCCTATGGATTATAAAGAAAATACCTTAGGGAAATTATTACCAGGAATTGAATCTAAGCTAATGCCGGTAGAAGGCATCGATAAAGGTGGCCGCTTAATGATTCGCGGTGGTAATCTCATGAAAGGATACCTTCTTTACGATAATCCTGGCATTTTAGACAACAAGGAGATTGAAGAGAATGGTGGATGGTACGATACTGGCGATATTGTGGCCATTGATGAAGAGGGGTTTCTCTCAATTGAAGGACGCGCAAAACGCTTTGCAAAAATAGCCGGCGAGATGGTTGCACTTGAAACAGCTGAAAGAGTCTTTCGTGAATCTTACCCTGACTTTCAACATGCAGCAGTGACTCGTGAAGATCAGAATAAAGGGGAGGCTATTGTGGTTTATACCACTTGCAAGGAGACTGATCGCCGCACCTTAACACAAACGGCTCGCTCTTTAGGCATTCCAGAACTCGCTATTAGCCGAGATGTTCGCTATATCAGAGAACTTCCTCGCTTAGGATCAGGAAAAATTAATTATCGAGAATTAACCGAAATGGCAAGCGGCAGCGATGCTTCTTAA
- the murQ gene encoding N-acetylmuramic acid 6-phosphate etherase produces MTITSKVSLAQIGTEQRNPRTMAIDTLSTLEMVTLINQEDQQVIIAVNQALPEIAKAIDAIVIALKKGGRLIYIGAGTSGRLGVLDASECLPTFGVGEEKVIGIIAGGDRALRHPVEVAEDSEESVIADLKAIGFNDRDILCAIASSGRTPYCLGGIGYAKKMKAKSIALACVKESAIGKIADFTIEAVVGEEVITGSTRMKSGSAQKMILNMLSTGTMIQLGKVYSNLMVDVRSTNEKLIERSRQMLMDATDCDYQRAVTLLSAADGHVKSAIVMEILNVDYQEARQLLEKHEGHIRHLLTAKRED; encoded by the coding sequence ATGACGATAACATCTAAAGTTTCTTTAGCCCAGATCGGCACAGAACAGCGAAATCCCCGGACAATGGCGATAGATACCCTGTCAACATTGGAGATGGTCACTTTGATCAATCAAGAAGACCAGCAAGTTATTATCGCTGTTAACCAAGCACTCCCTGAGATTGCCAAAGCAATTGATGCAATTGTGATAGCCTTAAAAAAAGGGGGGCGATTAATCTATATTGGTGCTGGCACTTCAGGGCGATTAGGCGTATTAGATGCTTCTGAATGTTTACCAACATTTGGTGTTGGTGAAGAAAAAGTGATTGGGATTATCGCAGGGGGGGATAGAGCCTTAAGACACCCTGTTGAAGTTGCTGAAGATAGTGAAGAGAGCGTGATTGCTGATTTAAAAGCGATAGGTTTTAATGATAGAGATATTTTGTGCGCCATCGCCTCTTCAGGGAGAACGCCTTACTGCCTTGGTGGTATTGGTTATGCGAAAAAGATGAAGGCGAAAAGTATAGCGCTTGCGTGTGTTAAAGAGAGTGCGATTGGTAAAATTGCTGATTTTACAATTGAAGCCGTTGTTGGCGAGGAAGTGATTACCGGCTCTACTCGCATGAAATCGGGCTCTGCGCAAAAAATGATCCTCAATATGTTATCTACCGGTACGATGATCCAATTAGGGAAAGTGTATAGTAATTTGATGGTAGATGTTCGCTCGACAAATGAGAAGCTGATAGAAAGATCCCGACAGATGTTGATGGATGCTACTGATTGTGATTATCAGCGCGCTGTTACCCTGTTATCTGCCGCAGATGGTCATGTGAAAAGCGCAATTGTTATGGAAATTTTAAACGTTGATTATCAAGAGGCTAGGCAGTTATTGGAAAAGCATGAAGGGCATATTCGACATCTATTAACCGCTAAGAGGGAGGATTGA
- the anmK gene encoding anhydro-N-acetylmuramic acid kinase AnmK, producing MSKAVFAVGLMTGTSLDGIDAALVKLKGQGLDTECELLHFLSKPLSLTLRQKISKECDNMQSTVAGICSLNMELGVLYSETVTALLAEALLAQQTFPEKFAGFKGKLDFIASHGQTIYHLPQKVAKKAGLMPSTLQIGDPSLMAYQHQTDVYFNFRMMDVAAGGDGAPLVPLTELILYSHPQKNRLLQNIGGIGNVTVMPQKATIEDIWAFDTGPGNMMINDAMMYLYQKPFDDKGAIAKSGALIEDLYSQLIAHPYLLEKPPKSTGRELFGSRFTDQLLQSFSYEKPEDLIHTLTRFTAYTIAENYRQFILPYHLIDEVIIGGGGAYNLALVSYLQEELPNISVLTNEEIGISSDAKEAIAFALLGYQTRMRQIGNVPKATGAIEALVIGQLCPNPFPIILE from the coding sequence ATGAGTAAGGCTGTATTTGCTGTTGGCTTAATGACCGGTACCTCTTTAGATGGTATCGATGCTGCACTTGTAAAGCTTAAAGGGCAAGGACTAGATACAGAGTGTGAATTGCTACATTTTTTATCAAAGCCTCTCTCTTTAACATTAAGACAAAAGATCAGTAAAGAGTGTGACAATATGCAATCTACGGTGGCAGGAATCTGCTCTTTAAACATGGAGCTAGGAGTGCTCTATAGTGAGACTGTGACTGCGTTATTAGCAGAAGCTTTATTAGCGCAGCAGACATTTCCCGAAAAGTTTGCCGGATTTAAAGGGAAGTTAGACTTTATTGCCTCTCATGGGCAGACGATCTACCATCTTCCCCAAAAAGTTGCTAAAAAAGCAGGATTGATGCCATCGACTCTCCAAATAGGCGATCCCTCTTTGATGGCTTATCAGCACCAAACAGATGTCTATTTTAATTTTCGTATGATGGATGTTGCCGCCGGCGGTGATGGTGCGCCTTTAGTGCCCTTAACAGAGTTGATACTCTATAGTCATCCTCAGAAGAATCGATTGCTTCAAAATATTGGGGGAATTGGGAATGTGACGGTCATGCCTCAAAAAGCGACCATTGAAGATATCTGGGCCTTTGATACCGGTCCTGGCAATATGATGATTAATGATGCCATGATGTATCTTTATCAAAAACCTTTTGATGATAAAGGCGCTATTGCCAAAAGTGGGGCGTTAATTGAGGATTTATACTCACAATTAATAGCGCATCCTTACCTACTAGAAAAACCGCCTAAATCAACGGGAAGAGAGCTTTTTGGCAGCCGCTTTACAGATCAATTATTACAATCTTTTTCTTACGAAAAGCCGGAAGATTTGATTCATACTTTGACAAGATTTACCGCTTACACTATTGCTGAGAATTATCGGCAATTTATATTGCCTTATCATCTAATTGATGAGGTGATTATTGGGGGTGGCGGGGCTTATAATTTAGCTCTTGTGTCTTATCTACAAGAAGAACTCCCTAATATCTCTGTGTTAACCAATGAGGAGATTGGGATCTCAAGTGATGCTAAAGAAGCGATCGCATTTGCATTGCTTGGTTATCAAACAAGGATGCGGCAAATTGGGAATGTGCCTAAAGCAACAGGGGCAATAGAGGCACTTGTGATAGGTCAACTTTGCCCTAATCCTTTCCCTATTATTTTAGAATAG